Proteins found in one Ovis aries strain OAR_USU_Benz2616 breed Rambouillet chromosome 19, ARS-UI_Ramb_v3.0, whole genome shotgun sequence genomic segment:
- the CCR3 gene encoding C-C chemokine receptor type 3 (The RefSeq protein has 2 substitutions compared to this genomic sequence), producing the protein MATSVDGIETVGEVAGTTPYDYEGALPCEKSNVKELAAQFLPPLYSLVFMIGLLGNVVVVVILTKYKRLRIMTNIYLLNLAISDVLFLVTLPFWIHYVRWKEWAFGHHMCKLLSGLYYMGLYSEIFFIILLTIDRYLAIVHAVFALRARTVTFGIVTSIFTWGLAGLAALPEFFFHETQEEAGLTICSPLYPENNVNAWKQFHALRMNILGLALPLLVMAVCYSGIIKTLLRCPSRKKYKAIRLIFVIMVVFFIFWTPYNLIVLLLAFQMHLETDCEQSRQLDLAMLVTEVIAYTHCCVNPVIYAFVGERFRKHLRHFFYRHVAIYLGKFMPFLPSEKLERASSVSPSTGEQEISVVF; encoded by the coding sequence atggcaacctcaGTTGATGGGATTGAAACTGTGGGTGAAGTTGCTGGGACCACACCCTACGACTATGAGGGGGCACTGCCATGCGAGAAAAGCAATGTCAAGGAGCTGGCGGCCCAGTTCCTGCCGCCGCTGTACTCCCTGGTGTTCATGATTGGGCTGCTGGGCAatgtagtggtggtggtgatccTCACAAAATACAAGAGGCTCCGTATTATGACCAACATCTACCTGCTCAACCTGGCCATTTCTGATGTGCTCTTCCTAGTCACGCTGCCATTCTGGATTCACTATGTTAGGTGGAAAGAGTGGGCTTTTGGCCACCACATGTGTAAGTTGCTCTCGGGGCTCTATTACATGGGCTTGTACAGCGAGATCTTCTTCATCATCCTCTTGACCATAGACCGGTATCTGGCCATCGTCCACGCCGTGTTTGCCCTTCGAGCCCGGACAGTCACTTTTGGTATCGTTACCAGCATCTTCACCTGGGGCCTGGCAGGGCTAGCAGCCCTCcctgaatttttctttcatgagaCCCAAGAGGAGGCTGGACTGACTATCTGCAGTCCTCTTTACCCAGAGAATAATGTAAATGCCTGGAAGCAATTCCATGCTCTGAGAATGAATATCCTGGGTCTCGCTCTGCCTCTGCTCGTTATGGCCGTCTGCTATTCAGGAATTATTAAGACACTGCTGAGATGCCCcagcagaaaaaaatacaaagccATTCGACTCATTTTTGTCATTATGGtggtcttctttattttctggacCCCCTACAATCTGATTGTCCTACTCCTTGCTTTTCAAATGCACTTGGAGACCGATTGTGAGCAGAGCAGACAGCTGGACCTGGCCATGCTGGTGACCGAGGTGATCGCCTACACACACTGCTGTGTCAACCCCGTGATCTACGCCTTCGTTGGTGAGAGGTTCCGGAAGCACCTCCGCCACTTTTTCTACAGACATGTGGCCATCTACCTGGGCAAATTCATGCCATTTCTTCCTAGTGAAAAATTGGAAAGAGCCAGCTCTGTCTCCCCATCAACAGGGGAGCAGGAACTCTCTGCTGTATTTTAG